The Pseudomonas azadiae genome includes a window with the following:
- a CDS encoding TIM barrel protein — translation MMPFKLAVSAEMVFLDLPFVERVKRIHALGFSVEIWSWTDKDIGALAATGADFTSMTGYISGTLTDPDGIRHLLDSARESLGVAERLNCPSLNLHGTGLGNGGLPVHPVSQTTGRMWLSACKALEKIARLGEDAGRMFLLENLNTEVDHPGTPFARADDTLALIEAVGSPHLKLNLDLYHAQIGEGNLIELIERAGAAIGEIQVADVPGRKEPGTGEIHYPAIARALHAMGYRGVVGLEGWASGDSPLALERFRQAFIL, via the coding sequence CTTTGTCGAACGCGTGAAGCGGATTCACGCGTTGGGCTTCAGCGTCGAAATCTGGAGCTGGACCGACAAAGACATCGGCGCCCTGGCGGCGACCGGCGCCGACTTTACCTCGATGACCGGCTACATCAGCGGCACCCTTACCGACCCTGATGGCATTCGCCATTTGCTCGACAGCGCCCGCGAATCCCTGGGGGTCGCCGAGCGACTCAATTGCCCCAGCCTCAACCTGCACGGCACCGGCCTGGGTAACGGCGGTTTGCCGGTTCACCCCGTCAGCCAGACCACCGGGCGCATGTGGCTGAGCGCGTGCAAGGCCTTGGAAAAAATCGCGCGTCTGGGCGAAGACGCCGGCCGGATGTTTCTGCTGGAGAACCTCAACACCGAGGTTGATCACCCCGGTACGCCCTTCGCCCGCGCCGACGACACCCTGGCGCTGATTGAAGCCGTGGGCAGCCCGCACCTGAAGCTGAACCTGGACCTGTACCACGCACAGATCGGCGAAGGAAACCTGATCGAGCTGATCGAACGCGCAGGTGCTGCCATCGGCGAAATCCAGGTGGCCGACGTGCCGGGGCGCAAGGAGCCCGGCACCGGTGAGATCCACTACCCGGCCATCGCCAGGGCGTTGCATGCCATGGGTTACCGCGGCGTGGTCGGCCTGGAAGGCTGGGCCAGCGGCGACAGCCCCTTGGCATTGGAGCGTTTCCGCCAAGCCTTCATCCTATAA
- a CDS encoding substrate-binding domain-containing protein yields the protein MNRRRGLRSLCCAAVAVSAMSLSGLLLAAEEVKIGFLVKQAEEPWFQTEWAFAEKAGKEHGFTVIKIAVPDGEKTLSAIDSLAANGAKGFVICPPDVSLGPAIVAKAKANGLKVIAVDDRFVDAKGAFMEDVPYLGMAAFEVGQKQGAAMAAEAKKRGWDWKDTYAVINTFNELDTGKKRTDGSIKSLEEAGIPKDHILTAALKTLDVPGSMDATNSALVKLPSGAKNLIIGGMNDNTVLGGVRATESAGFKAANVIGIGINGTDAIGELKKKDSGFFGSMLPSPHIEGYNTALMMYEWVTKGTEPPKYTAMDEVTLITRANFQEELTKIGLWK from the coding sequence ATGAATCGTCGTCGTGGTTTGCGTTCCCTGTGCTGCGCCGCTGTGGCGGTCTCGGCCATGAGCTTGAGCGGGCTGTTGCTGGCCGCTGAAGAAGTGAAGATCGGTTTTCTGGTCAAGCAGGCTGAAGAACCGTGGTTCCAGACCGAATGGGCCTTCGCCGAAAAAGCCGGCAAGGAACACGGGTTCACCGTGATCAAGATCGCCGTGCCGGATGGCGAAAAAACCCTGTCGGCCATCGACAGCCTGGCCGCCAACGGCGCCAAGGGCTTCGTGATCTGCCCGCCGGACGTGTCCCTGGGCCCGGCCATCGTCGCCAAGGCCAAGGCCAATGGCCTTAAAGTGATCGCCGTGGACGACCGTTTTGTCGACGCCAAAGGCGCCTTTATGGAAGACGTGCCGTACCTGGGCATGGCCGCGTTTGAAGTGGGCCAGAAGCAGGGCGCCGCGATGGCCGCCGAAGCGAAAAAACGCGGCTGGGACTGGAAGGACACCTACGCGGTGATCAACACCTTCAACGAACTCGACACCGGCAAGAAGCGCACCGACGGCTCGATCAAATCCTTGGAGGAAGCCGGCATTCCCAAGGACCACATCCTTACCGCCGCGCTTAAAACCCTCGACGTGCCCGGCAGCATGGACGCCACCAACTCGGCCCTGGTCAAGCTGCCCAGCGGCGCGAAGAACCTGATCATCGGCGGCATGAACGACAACACCGTGCTCGGCGGCGTGCGCGCCACTGAAAGCGCTGGCTTCAAGGCCGCCAACGTGATCGGCATCGGCATCAATGGCACCGACGCCATCGGCGAACTCAAGAAGAAAGACAGCGGCTTCTTCGGCTCAATGCTGCCTAGCCCGCACATCGAAGGCTACAACACCGCGCTGATGATGTACGAATGGGTCACCAAAGGCACTGAGCCGCCGAAGTACACGGCCATGGACGAAGTGACCCTGATCACCCGCGCCAACTTCCAGGAAGAACTGACCAAAATCGGGCTGTGGAAATGA
- the araG gene encoding L-arabinose ABC transporter ATP-binding protein AraG, whose amino-acid sequence MTAAALRFDGIGKTFPGVKALDGISFIAHPGQVHALMGENGAGKSTLLKILGGAYIPNSGTLQIGEQTMAFKNAADSIASGVAVIHQELHLVPEMTVAENLFLGHLPSRFGVVNRSLLRKQALACLKGLADEIDPDEKLGRLSLGQRQLVEIAKALSRGAHVIAFDEPTSSLSAREIDRLMAIITRLRDEGKVVLYVSHRMEEVFRICNAVTVFKDGRYVRTFEDMSALTHDQLVTCMVGRDIQDIYDYRTREHGEVALKVEGLLGPGLREPISFEVRKGEILGLFGLVGAGRTELFRLLSGLERASAGSLQLCGEQLQLRSPRDAIAAGVLLCPEDRKKEGIIPLSSVAENINISARGAHSRFGWLLRDGWEKGNADQQIKAMKVKTPNAGQKIMYLSGGNQQKAILGRWLSMPMKVLLLDEPTRGIDIGAKAEIYQIIHNLAAQGIAVIVVSSDLMEVMGISDRILVLCEGALRGEQTREQATESNLLQLALPRSVAN is encoded by the coding sequence ATGACCGCTGCCGCCTTGCGATTCGACGGCATCGGCAAAACCTTTCCCGGGGTCAAGGCGCTGGACGGCATCAGCTTCATCGCCCACCCGGGGCAGGTGCACGCCTTGATGGGCGAGAACGGCGCGGGCAAGTCGACGCTGCTGAAAATCCTCGGCGGCGCCTACATTCCCAACAGCGGCACGCTGCAGATCGGCGAACAGACCATGGCCTTCAAAAACGCCGCTGACAGCATTGCCAGCGGCGTGGCGGTGATTCACCAGGAGCTGCATCTGGTGCCGGAAATGACCGTCGCCGAGAACCTGTTCCTCGGGCATCTACCGTCGCGCTTCGGCGTGGTCAATCGTAGCCTGCTACGCAAGCAGGCGCTGGCCTGCCTCAAGGGCCTGGCCGATGAAATCGATCCCGACGAAAAGCTTGGTCGGCTGTCCCTCGGCCAGCGCCAACTGGTGGAAATCGCCAAGGCGCTGTCCCGTGGCGCCCATGTGATCGCCTTCGACGAACCCACCAGCAGCCTCTCGGCGCGCGAGATCGACCGCTTGATGGCGATCATCACGCGCCTGCGCGATGAGGGCAAAGTGGTGCTGTATGTGTCGCACCGCATGGAAGAAGTGTTCCGCATCTGCAACGCCGTCACGGTGTTCAAGGACGGGCGCTACGTGCGCACGTTCGAGGACATGAGCGCGCTGACCCATGACCAACTGGTGACGTGCATGGTCGGCCGCGATATTCAGGACATCTACGACTACCGCACGCGTGAGCATGGCGAGGTGGCGCTCAAGGTCGAGGGCTTGCTTGGCCCGGGCTTGCGTGAGCCAATCAGTTTTGAGGTGCGCAAAGGCGAGATCCTCGGCCTGTTCGGGCTGGTAGGCGCAGGGCGCACGGAGCTGTTCCGCTTGCTCAGCGGCCTGGAGCGCGCCAGCGCCGGCAGCCTGCAACTCTGCGGTGAGCAGCTGCAACTGCGCTCGCCGCGCGATGCCATCGCCGCCGGTGTGCTGCTGTGCCCTGAAGACCGCAAGAAGGAAGGCATCATTCCGCTGTCCAGCGTGGCCGAGAACATCAACATCAGTGCGCGCGGCGCCCACTCGCGGTTCGGCTGGCTGCTGCGTGACGGCTGGGAGAAGGGCAACGCCGATCAGCAGATCAAGGCCATGAAGGTCAAGACGCCCAATGCGGGGCAGAAGATCATGTACCTCTCGGGCGGCAATCAGCAAAAGGCCATTCTCGGCCGCTGGCTGTCGATGCCGATGAAAGTGCTGCTGCTGGACGAGCCGACCCGTGGCATCGATATCGGCGCCAAGGCCGAGATCTACCAGATCATCCATAACCTCGCGGCCCAGGGCATCGCGGTGATCGTGGTGTCCAGCGACCTGATGGAAGTGATGGGCATTTCCGACCGCATCCTGGTGCTCTGCGAAGGCGCACTGCGCGGTGAGCAAACCCGCGAACAGGCGACTGAATCCAACTTGCTGCAACTGGCCTTGCCACGCAGCGTGGCGAACTGA
- a CDS encoding sugar ABC transporter substrate-binding protein has product MNRYSLFVATLLLLFSQWTFAAYRIGVSIARVDDNFMTYVRTGLEAAAKQQDVQIQFEDAQGDVVRQLNQVEGFLNQKVDAVIVLPVDTGATANITRAAVAAKTPLVYVNRHPDERTLPKGVVTVASNDIEAGQLQMRYLAEKLGGRGKVAIIMGDLAQNATHDRTEGVKQVLKDFPGITVVEQQSAEWQRSKGMDLTSNWLLAGTPFDAIVANNDEMAIGAAMALQQAGKAKGEVAIIGIDGLPDGLAAIKRGLLTASVFQDPKAQATQAVQAAVRMIKGEPIQAEVWVPFELIKPEQVGVFEQRYK; this is encoded by the coding sequence ATGAACCGCTATTCACTGTTTGTTGCCACGCTGTTACTGCTGTTCAGCCAATGGACCTTTGCCGCGTATCGAATCGGCGTGAGCATCGCCCGGGTGGACGACAACTTCATGACCTACGTGCGCACCGGGCTGGAAGCCGCCGCCAAGCAACAGGACGTGCAGATTCAGTTCGAAGACGCCCAGGGCGACGTGGTGCGCCAGCTCAACCAGGTCGAAGGTTTCCTCAACCAGAAAGTCGACGCGGTGATCGTGCTGCCGGTCGACACCGGCGCCACCGCCAACATCACCCGCGCCGCCGTGGCGGCCAAGACGCCGCTGGTGTACGTCAACCGCCACCCGGATGAGCGCACCCTGCCCAAGGGGGTGGTCACCGTGGCGTCCAACGACATCGAGGCCGGGCAATTGCAGATGCGCTACCTGGCGGAAAAACTCGGGGGCAGAGGCAAGGTGGCGATCATCATGGGCGACCTTGCGCAGAACGCCACCCATGACCGCACCGAAGGCGTCAAACAGGTGCTCAAGGACTTCCCCGGCATTACCGTGGTCGAGCAGCAAAGCGCCGAATGGCAACGCAGCAAAGGCATGGACCTGACCAGCAACTGGCTGCTGGCGGGCACGCCGTTCGATGCCATCGTGGCCAACAACGACGAGATGGCGATTGGTGCGGCCATGGCGCTGCAGCAAGCCGGCAAGGCCAAGGGCGAAGTGGCAATCATAGGGATTGATGGCTTGCCCGATGGGCTGGCGGCGATCAAGCGTGGTCTGCTGACGGCGTCAGTGTTCCAGGACCCCAAGGCCCAGGCGACTCAGGCGGTACAGGCAGCGGTGCGGATGATCAAGGGCGAGCCGATTCAAGCCGAGGTGTGGGTGCCGTTCGAGCTGATCAAGCCTGAGCAGGTAGGCGTATTCGAGCAACGCTACAAATAG
- a CDS encoding SDR family NAD(P)-dependent oxidoreductase yields the protein MTTQHAVYPDLEGKTVLISGGASGIGEFMVRAFAAQGAKVGFVDRAQSQGERLAALLSSRGHTVEFVNCDITDEIGYKAAIGRFEHSLGPITVLVNNAANDVRHTLEEVDSEMFDRLISVNLKHAFFAAKAVVPMMKNAGGGAIINLGSVGWMMASAGYPVYAASKAAAHGMTRALARELGPSRIRVNTLVPGWVMTEKQLAMWVDDAAKELISRSQCLPGSVLPEHIANMALFLASDASAMCSAQNFIVDGGWV from the coding sequence ATGACGACTCAACACGCGGTTTATCCCGACCTCGAAGGCAAGACCGTGCTGATCTCCGGCGGTGCTTCGGGCATCGGCGAATTCATGGTCCGGGCCTTCGCCGCCCAGGGCGCCAAGGTGGGGTTTGTGGACCGTGCGCAAAGCCAGGGCGAACGCCTGGCGGCGCTGTTGAGCTCGCGCGGGCACACCGTGGAGTTCGTCAATTGCGACATCACTGACGAGATCGGCTACAAAGCCGCCATCGGCCGCTTCGAGCACTCACTGGGGCCGATCACCGTGCTGGTGAACAACGCGGCCAATGACGTGCGCCACACGCTCGAAGAAGTCGACTCGGAAATGTTCGACAGGCTGATCTCGGTCAACCTCAAGCACGCCTTCTTCGCCGCCAAGGCCGTGGTGCCGATGATGAAAAACGCAGGTGGCGGGGCGATCATCAACCTCGGCTCGGTGGGCTGGATGATGGCCTCCGCCGGCTACCCGGTGTACGCCGCCAGCAAGGCCGCCGCCCACGGCATGACCCGCGCCCTGGCCCGGGAACTGGGGCCGAGCCGCATCCGCGTCAACACGCTGGTGCCAGGTTGGGTGATGACCGAAAAACAACTGGCGATGTGGGTCGACGATGCCGCCAAGGAACTGATCAGCCGCAGCCAATGCTTGCCGGGCAGCGTCCTGCCGGAACACATCGCCAATATGGCGCTGTTTCTCGCCTCCGATGCCTCGGCGATGTGCTCGGCGCAGAACTTCATCGTGGATGGTGGTTGGGTCTGA
- a CDS encoding aldose epimerase family protein, giving the protein MKHPRYLLSGLAMSMLIASGGAQAAGLTSEHKPFGKTNDGTAVEQYILRNSHGMQATVITYGGVLQSLKVPDKNGKVDDVVLGFDDVQGYQAGTAFFGATIGRFGNRLAGGAFELDGKRYQVPLNDGPNSLHGGAQGFDKQVWKAAEVKGKDSVGVTLTYLSKDGEMGFPGNLKTEVTYSLNDKNELHIAYKATTDKPTVLNLTNHSYFNLAGAGNGDILKQVATLHASHYTPVNATLIPTGEVAPVKGTPMDFLKPTPIGQHIKADHPQLKFAEPKQGGFDFNWALDTKGDVKQLAAEVHDPESGRKLQLYTTEPGVQFYTSNFLDGSVKGKGGKTYLHWSGFTLETQHFPDAPNQPKFASTRLNPGQTYTQNTVFKFSAD; this is encoded by the coding sequence ATGAAGCACCCTCGTTATCTGTTGTCCGGTCTCGCCATGTCCATGTTGATCGCCAGCGGCGGCGCCCAGGCCGCAGGACTCACCAGCGAACACAAACCCTTCGGTAAAACCAACGACGGCACCGCCGTCGAGCAGTACATCCTGCGCAACAGCCACGGCATGCAAGCCACGGTGATCACCTACGGCGGCGTGCTGCAGTCGCTGAAAGTGCCGGACAAAAACGGCAAGGTCGACGACGTGGTGCTGGGCTTCGACGACGTGCAGGGTTACCAGGCCGGCACGGCGTTTTTTGGCGCAACCATCGGCCGCTTCGGCAATCGCCTGGCCGGCGGTGCCTTTGAGCTGGACGGCAAACGCTACCAGGTGCCGCTCAACGATGGCCCCAACTCACTGCATGGCGGCGCGCAAGGCTTCGACAAGCAGGTGTGGAAGGCCGCCGAGGTCAAGGGCAAGGACTCGGTGGGCGTCACCCTCACCTACCTGTCCAAGGACGGTGAAATGGGCTTTCCCGGTAATCTGAAAACCGAGGTCACCTACAGCCTCAACGATAAAAATGAACTGCACATCGCCTACAAGGCCACCACCGACAAACCGACGGTGCTCAACCTCACCAACCACAGCTACTTCAACCTGGCCGGCGCCGGCAATGGCGACATTCTCAAGCAAGTGGCTACCTTGCACGCCAGCCATTACACGCCGGTGAACGCCACCTTGATTCCGACCGGCGAAGTGGCGCCGGTGAAAGGCACGCCGATGGACTTCCTGAAACCGACGCCGATCGGCCAGCACATCAAGGCCGATCATCCGCAGCTCAAGTTTGCCGAGCCTAAACAGGGCGGGTTTGACTTCAACTGGGCACTGGACACCAAGGGTGACGTGAAGCAACTGGCGGCCGAGGTGCATGATCCTGAGTCGGGGCGCAAATTGCAGCTCTACACCACCGAGCCGGGCGTGCAGTTCTATACCAGCAACTTCCTTGATGGTTCGGTAAAGGGCAAAGGCGGCAAGACTTACCTGCACTGGAGTGGTTTTACCCTGGAGACCCAGCATTTTCCGGATGCACCTAACCAGCCCAAGTTTGCCTCGACCCGTTTGAACCCAGGGCAGACTTACACCCAGAACACCGTTTTCAAATTCTCTGCCGACTAA
- the araH gene encoding L-arabinose ABC transporter permease AraH, protein MTTQDNALPSARKPLDMRALLDNWAMLLAAVGIFVLCALLIDNFLSPLNMRGLGLAISTVGIAACTMLFCLASGHFDLSVGSVIACAGVVAAIVMRDTDSVMLGIGAALGMGLIVGLINGIVIAKLRVNALITTLATMQIVRGLAYIFADGKAVGVSQDQFFVFGNGQLLGVPVPILITIVCFLFFGWLLNYTTYGRNTMAIGGNPEAALLAGVNVDRTKILIFAVHGVIGALAGVILASRMTSGQPMIGQGFELTVISACVLGGVSLSGGIGMIRHVIAGVLILAIIENAMNLKNIDTFYQYVIRGSILLLAVVIDRMKQR, encoded by the coding sequence ATGACAACCCAAGACAACGCGTTGCCCTCGGCACGCAAACCCCTGGATATGCGCGCACTGCTCGACAACTGGGCGATGCTGCTGGCTGCCGTGGGCATCTTTGTGCTCTGTGCCTTGCTGATCGATAACTTCCTCTCGCCGCTGAACATGCGCGGGCTGGGCCTGGCGATTTCCACCGTAGGCATCGCCGCCTGCACCATGCTGTTTTGCCTGGCGTCGGGGCACTTCGACCTGTCGGTGGGCTCGGTGATCGCCTGCGCCGGGGTGGTGGCGGCGATTGTGATGCGCGACACCGACAGCGTCATGCTCGGTATCGGCGCCGCGCTGGGGATGGGCCTGATCGTCGGGCTGATCAACGGCATCGTGATCGCCAAACTGCGGGTCAACGCGCTGATCACCACGCTGGCGACCATGCAGATCGTGCGCGGGCTGGCGTATATCTTCGCCGACGGCAAGGCGGTGGGCGTGTCCCAGGATCAATTCTTCGTGTTCGGCAACGGCCAATTGCTGGGCGTGCCGGTGCCGATCCTGATCACCATCGTCTGCTTTTTGTTTTTCGGCTGGCTGCTCAACTACACAACCTACGGGCGCAACACCATGGCCATCGGTGGCAACCCGGAAGCGGCGTTGCTGGCGGGCGTCAACGTGGATCGCACCAAAATCCTGATCTTCGCCGTGCACGGTGTGATCGGCGCATTGGCCGGGGTGATCCTGGCCTCGCGCATGACTTCCGGCCAGCCGATGATCGGCCAGGGTTTCGAGCTGACGGTGATCTCGGCCTGCGTATTGGGCGGGGTGTCATTGAGCGGCGGGATCGGCATGATCCGGCATGTGATCGCCGGCGTGTTGATCCTGGCGATCATTGAGAATGCGATGAACCTGAAGAACATCGATACGTTCTATCAGTACGTGATCCGCGGCTCGATCCTGCTGTTGGCCGTGGTCATCGACCGCATGAAACAACGCTGA
- the yghU gene encoding glutathione-dependent disulfide-bond oxidoreductase — translation MTEYVPPKVWTWDAENGGTFASTNRPIAGPTHAKELPVGQHPLQLYSLATPNGQKVTILLEELLALGHSGAEYDAWLIKIGDGDQFGSGFVGVNPNSKIPALLDRSGATPIRVFESGAILQYLAEKFGAFFPTEPAARAECLSWLFWQMGSAPYLGGGFGHFYAYAPSKMEYPINRFAMETKRQLDVLNQRLAVSEYIAGDEYTIADIAIWPWYGGLVKGRLYGAAEFLAVHEYTHVVRWAEAIEARPAVQRGRRVNRVSGEPAEQLPERHSASDLD, via the coding sequence ATGACCGAGTACGTACCCCCCAAGGTCTGGACCTGGGACGCCGAAAATGGCGGCACGTTCGCCAGCACTAACCGCCCGATTGCCGGCCCGACCCATGCCAAGGAACTGCCGGTGGGCCAGCACCCCCTGCAACTGTATTCCCTGGCCACGCCCAATGGGCAGAAGGTCACCATCCTGCTCGAAGAGCTGCTGGCCCTGGGGCACAGCGGTGCCGAATACGATGCCTGGCTGATCAAGATCGGCGACGGCGACCAGTTCGGCAGCGGCTTTGTCGGGGTCAACCCGAACTCCAAGATCCCGGCGCTGCTGGACCGCAGCGGCGCCACGCCGATTCGGGTGTTCGAGTCGGGGGCTATCTTGCAGTACCTGGCGGAAAAATTCGGTGCGTTCTTCCCCACTGAGCCTGCAGCCCGTGCCGAGTGCTTGTCGTGGTTATTCTGGCAGATGGGCAGCGCGCCTTACCTGGGCGGCGGTTTCGGGCATTTCTATGCGTATGCGCCGAGCAAGATGGAATACCCGATCAACCGGTTCGCCATGGAGACCAAGCGTCAGTTGGACGTGCTGAACCAGCGCCTGGCCGTGAGCGAGTACATTGCCGGTGATGAGTACACCATCGCCGATATCGCGATCTGGCCGTGGTATGGCGGGCTGGTCAAAGGCCGCCTCTACGGCGCAGCGGAGTTTCTGGCGGTGCATGAGTACACCCATGTGGTGCGTTGGGCGGAAGCGATTGAGGCTCGGCCGGCGGTACAGCGTGGGCGTAGGGTGAATCGGGTTTCCGGCGAGCCTGCGGAGCAGTTGCCAGAGCGACATTCTGCGAGCGACCTGGACTAA